One Nostoc punctiforme PCC 73102 DNA window includes the following coding sequences:
- a CDS encoding superoxide dismutase — MIRFWRKKIVFFFTTIVLAILLISHQPVLIAEAQSSTPTPTPASSFPPVAYPNRALSAFPAQLPPLPYGYGALGKAIDAETMKLHHDVHHASYVKNLNDALKQYPDLQKRSVEALLVDLKSVPEDIRTKVRNNGGGHLNHTIFWQLMSPDSGGQPTGAIAQEINQTFGSFDAFKKQFNAAGAARFGSGWVWLVRNPQNQLQIVTTANQDNPIMDGFYPIMGNDLWEHAYYLKYRNRRAEYLNNWWNVVNWPQINRRSQLSSQQPR; from the coding sequence ATGATAAGATTTTGGCGAAAAAAAATAGTTTTTTTCTTCACAACAATTGTGCTGGCAATTCTGCTAATTTCTCATCAACCAGTACTAATAGCTGAGGCACAATCTTCTACACCAACACCAACGCCTGCTAGTTCATTTCCCCCTGTGGCTTATCCTAATAGGGCACTAAGTGCTTTCCCTGCACAGCTACCACCATTGCCTTATGGTTATGGGGCACTAGGAAAAGCTATTGATGCTGAAACGATGAAATTGCATCATGATGTACACCACGCTAGCTACGTCAAGAACTTAAATGATGCATTAAAGCAGTACCCAGATTTGCAAAAAAGAAGTGTTGAAGCTTTATTAGTGGATTTAAAGAGCGTACCTGAAGATATTCGGACAAAGGTGCGTAATAACGGTGGTGGTCATCTCAACCACACGATTTTTTGGCAACTGATGAGTCCCGACAGTGGTGGACAACCAACGGGAGCGATCGCTCAAGAAATTAACCAAACTTTTGGCAGTTTTGATGCCTTTAAAAAACAGTTTAACGCAGCAGGTGCTGCTCGGTTCGGTAGTGGCTGGGTTTGGCTAGTACGCAATCCTCAAAATCAACTTCAGATTGTTACTACAGCAAATCAGGATAACCCAATAATGGATGGTTTCTATCCGATTATGGGTAACGATCTATGGGAACATGCTTATTACCTTAAATATCGCAACCGTCGGGCTGAGTATTTGAATAATTGGTGGAATGTTGTGAATTGGCCGCAGATTAACAGACGATCGCAACTTTCATCACAACAACCTCGTTAG
- a CDS encoding glycoside hydrolase 100 family protein — protein sequence MPMTSAIDKNSQLEAQAWELLEESVIFYQGKPIGTVAAHDPESDALNYDQCFLRDFVPSALVFLMYGKAEIVRNFLVETLKLQSHEKQIDCFEPGAGLMPASFKVHFNGNEEFLVADFGEQAIARVPPIDSCMWWILLLRAYEKATGDLSLARQPDFQAGIKLILDLCLVHRFSMYPTMLVPDGAFMIDRRMGVYEHPLEIQVLFYASLRAASELLLPDGDGDSYLGKVNRRLGSLKYHIRNYYWLDLKRLGEIYRYKDNEFGKEIVNKFNINSESIPSWLTEWLPETGGYLAGNLGPGRIDFRFFALGNLMAILTSLASEKESQSIMNLFVQRWQDLIGYMPVKICFPALEGLEWRIVTGCDSKNRAWSYHNGGNWPVLLWLFASAAQKAGRTELAQAAIAIAERRLLKDKFPEYYDGNNGRLIGKEARINQTWSIAGLLTAKKFVENPDYLELISFAEGLEVPGCSL from the coding sequence ATGCCCATGACTAGCGCCATCGATAAGAACAGTCAACTGGAAGCACAAGCTTGGGAATTATTGGAAGAGTCCGTAATTTTTTACCAAGGAAAACCCATTGGTACTGTAGCCGCTCACGATCCGGAGTCAGATGCACTCAATTATGACCAGTGCTTTCTCCGCGATTTTGTGCCTTCTGCCTTGGTGTTTCTCATGTATGGGAAAGCAGAGATTGTCCGTAACTTCTTAGTAGAAACACTGAAGTTACAAAGTCATGAAAAGCAGATAGACTGCTTTGAACCAGGAGCGGGATTAATGCCTGCCAGTTTCAAAGTGCATTTTAATGGCAATGAGGAATTTTTGGTCGCTGATTTTGGTGAGCAAGCGATCGCTCGTGTTCCCCCAATTGATTCTTGTATGTGGTGGATTCTTTTGCTACGAGCTTATGAAAAAGCTACAGGCGATTTGTCCCTGGCGCGTCAGCCAGATTTTCAAGCCGGAATCAAACTAATTTTGGATCTTTGCTTAGTACATCGGTTTTCCATGTACCCAACAATGTTAGTTCCCGATGGCGCGTTTATGATTGACCGTCGTATGGGAGTCTACGAACATCCTCTAGAAATTCAGGTGTTATTTTATGCGTCCTTGAGGGCTGCTAGTGAATTGCTTTTACCAGATGGGGATGGGGATAGTTATCTCGGCAAAGTCAATAGGCGATTGGGATCTTTGAAATATCATATCCGCAACTATTATTGGCTAGATTTGAAGCGATTGGGGGAAATCTATCGTTACAAAGATAACGAATTTGGTAAAGAAATTGTTAATAAATTCAACATCAACTCAGAATCAATTCCTAGTTGGTTGACCGAGTGGTTGCCAGAAACGGGAGGATATTTAGCGGGAAATCTGGGGCCGGGACGGATTGATTTTCGCTTTTTTGCTCTGGGAAATCTGATGGCAATCTTAACTTCCTTAGCAAGCGAAAAAGAATCTCAAAGCATTATGAATTTATTTGTCCAACGTTGGCAAGACTTGATCGGCTATATGCCTGTTAAAATTTGCTTTCCGGCTTTAGAAGGTTTAGAGTGGAGAATTGTTACAGGATGTGACTCTAAAAACAGGGCTTGGTCTTATCACAACGGTGGCAACTGGCCAGTCTTACTGTGGTTATTTGCATCGGCGGCGCAGAAAGCAGGTCGAACAGAACTTGCTCAAGCAGCGATCGCTATTGCCGAAAGGCGTTTATTGAAGGATAAATTCCCTGAATATTACGATGGCAACAATGGCCGTTTAATTGGCAAAGAAGCTAGAATCAATCAAACTTGGAGCATTGCCGGATTGTTGACCGCTAAAAAGTTCGTGGAAAATCCAGATTACTTAGAATTAATCAGTTTTGCAGAGGGTCTTGAAGTCCCAGGCTGTAGCCTGTAG
- a CDS encoding UPF0182 family protein, whose protein sequence is MIWKWGFRLLILFLGLGLLLDLGCRIGADIFWFQEVGYLQVFLLRVVTRGVLWVIVAGVTAAYLLLNLALAQRLKYSQSLKIEEVKREEAELTSKFTNFLSPHYPRRNETQTFAPQRFKKLKLRGLLLLTLILSLLIGLMLAHYGQIALSYWHSPVNQGILPIPALFRLETIWQLLRQIVSQVWYVGLIVGVAIAILIYPQFLLTAIAVVFSPSFAFILFQHWPKVLQYFHPTPFNSTDPLFGRDISFYVFSLPVWELLELWLMGLCLYGFVAVALTYLLSADSLSQGIFPGFSPQQQRHLFGMGGLLMLVVALSYWQSRYELVYSSRGVSYGASYTDVTTQLPAYTFLCVVAVAIAFYLLWRTLFWKPKSRYRPLVFYGLGIYLVLVVAADVVLPTVVQYLIVQPNELQREQPYIQRTIALTRQAFDLEAIDSRGFNPQGTLTEADIQRNDLTIRNIRLWDQRPLLETNRQLQQIRPYYRFPDADIDRYTLKTDVTSRRPSAPQNPPEPKQETAEATERRQVLIAARELDYNAVPQEAQTWVNRHLIYTHGFGFTVSPVNTVGPGGLPEYFVKDISDDSSALTTSSAAIRKSIPIGQPRIYYGEIANTYVMTGTRVRELDYPSGSDNVYNSYDGLGGVEIGSAWRRWLFAMHLKDWQMVLTQDFLPETKLLLRRNVKQRIQAIAPFLKFDSDPYLVAAAANEDFPSNPSYLYWIVDAYTTSDRYPYSDTGSDGINYIRNSIKVVVDAYNGTVNFYIADPNDPIIATWSGIFPQMFKPLSTMPVNLRSHTRYPVDFFKIQSERLMTYHMTDPQVFYNREDQWQIPNEIYGSETRPVEPYYLITSLPTAPVVGAASRTEEFILFLPYTPRQRTNLIAWLAARSDGVNYGKLLLYTFPKERLVYGTEQIEARINQDPVISQQISLWNRQGSKAIQGNLLVIPIEQSLLYVEPIYLEATQNSLPTLVRVVVAYENRIVMAQTLEQALQGIFKPEVTPAPAIIRPFEEAAPPG, encoded by the coding sequence ATGATCTGGAAATGGGGCTTTAGACTATTAATTTTATTCTTGGGGCTGGGGCTACTCTTGGATCTCGGTTGCCGCATAGGAGCAGATATTTTTTGGTTTCAGGAAGTCGGCTATCTCCAAGTATTTCTGTTAAGGGTGGTGACTCGTGGTGTTTTGTGGGTAATTGTGGCTGGGGTAACTGCTGCCTATCTACTGCTAAACCTTGCCTTAGCACAACGGCTCAAATATTCCCAGTCTCTGAAGATAGAGGAAGTCAAGCGTGAGGAAGCAGAACTCACCAGTAAATTCACAAATTTTCTCAGCCCTCATTATCCAAGACGCAACGAAACCCAGACATTTGCGCCGCAACGCTTTAAAAAATTGAAATTGCGCGGGTTATTACTCCTAACTCTGATACTGAGCCTATTGATTGGATTAATGCTGGCTCACTATGGTCAAATTGCTCTTTCTTACTGGCATTCTCCAGTTAATCAGGGCATTTTACCCATTCCTGCCCTATTTCGACTAGAGACAATCTGGCAACTCTTGAGGCAGATTGTCTCTCAAGTCTGGTATGTCGGCTTAATTGTGGGAGTAGCGATCGCAATCTTAATCTATCCCCAATTTTTATTAACTGCGATCGCGGTTGTATTTAGTCCCAGTTTTGCATTCATCCTATTCCAACACTGGCCAAAGGTACTGCAATATTTCCACCCCACCCCTTTCAACAGCACCGACCCTTTATTTGGTCGAGATATCAGCTTTTATGTATTTTCCTTACCCGTTTGGGAACTGCTAGAACTCTGGCTGATGGGATTATGTTTGTATGGTTTCGTCGCCGTTGCTCTCACTTATCTTTTGTCGGCTGACAGTTTAAGTCAGGGGATTTTCCCTGGTTTTTCGCCCCAGCAGCAGCGTCATTTATTCGGTATGGGTGGTTTATTGATGTTGGTAGTGGCTTTGAGTTATTGGCAAAGTCGCTATGAACTTGTGTATTCTAGCCGTGGTGTAAGTTATGGTGCTAGCTATACGGATGTGACAACCCAGTTGCCAGCTTATACCTTTTTATGTGTTGTGGCAGTAGCGATCGCCTTTTATCTACTTTGGCGAACGCTTTTCTGGAAACCCAAATCTCGGTATCGTCCCTTGGTATTTTACGGGTTGGGGATTTATTTAGTATTAGTTGTAGCGGCTGACGTTGTTCTACCTACGGTAGTCCAATATTTAATTGTTCAACCTAATGAGTTGCAGCGAGAGCAACCCTACATTCAACGTACTATCGCCTTGACTCGCCAAGCATTCGATTTAGAAGCGATCGATTCTAGAGGCTTCAACCCTCAAGGAACACTGACTGAAGCTGATATTCAAAGGAATGACTTGACAATTCGGAATATCCGCCTTTGGGATCAGCGACCTCTGTTAGAAACTAACCGTCAGCTGCAACAAATTCGGCCATATTATCGGTTCCCCGATGCCGATATTGATCGGTATACTCTGAAAACAGATGTAACTTCACGCCGACCATCAGCGCCCCAAAACCCACCAGAACCTAAACAGGAAACTGCTGAAGCAACAGAACGGCGGCAAGTACTGATTGCCGCGCGAGAACTAGACTACAATGCTGTACCACAGGAAGCCCAAACATGGGTTAACCGCCATTTAATTTATACTCACGGTTTCGGGTTTACTGTTAGCCCAGTTAATACAGTTGGGCCTGGTGGACTACCAGAATATTTTGTCAAAGATATTAGTGATGATAGTAGTGCCCTCACAACTTCTAGTGCAGCCATTCGTAAAAGCATTCCCATTGGTCAACCCCGAATTTATTACGGTGAAATAGCAAATACTTACGTAATGACTGGCACAAGAGTTAGAGAGTTAGACTACCCCAGTGGTAGTGACAATGTTTACAACTCTTACGATGGTCTGGGTGGCGTGGAAATCGGTTCAGCATGGCGACGGTGGTTATTTGCCATGCATTTGAAAGATTGGCAGATGGTGCTGACGCAGGACTTTTTACCAGAGACAAAATTGCTACTGCGGCGAAATGTCAAGCAAAGAATTCAAGCGATCGCACCTTTTTTGAAATTTGACAGCGATCCCTATTTAGTAGCTGCTGCTGCTAATGAAGATTTCCCCAGTAATCCCAGTTATCTTTACTGGATTGTTGATGCCTACACGACGAGCGATCGCTATCCTTACTCAGACACTGGCAGCGATGGGATCAACTACATTCGCAATTCTATCAAAGTAGTAGTTGATGCCTACAACGGCACTGTCAATTTTTATATTGCCGATCCCAACGATCCAATCATTGCCACTTGGTCAGGGATATTTCCCCAAATGTTTAAACCGCTCAGTACAATGCCTGTTAATCTCCGCAGTCATACCCGCTATCCGGTGGATTTTTTCAAAATTCAATCTGAGCGGTTGATGACCTATCACATGACCGATCCCCAGGTATTTTACAATCGGGAAGACCAGTGGCAGATTCCTAATGAAATCTATGGTAGTGAAACTCGTCCAGTAGAGCCATACTATTTGATTACTAGTCTACCCACTGCACCTGTTGTTGGCGCAGCCTCTCGTACAGAAGAGTTTATTCTGTTTCTACCCTATACTCCTAGACAACGGACTAATTTAATCGCTTGGTTAGCGGCGCGATCGGATGGTGTTAATTACGGTAAGTTATTGTTATATACTTTTCCGAAAGAAAGGCTGGTCTACGGTACAGAGCAAATCGAGGCGCGCATCAACCAAGACCCGGTAATTTCTCAGCAAATTTCCCTGTGGAATCGCCAAGGCTCGAAAGCCATTCAAGGCAATCTATTAGTGATTCCCATTGAGCAATCACTGCTTTATGTTGAGCCAATCTATTTAGAAGCCACACAGAATAGTCTACCAACTTTGGTGCGGGTAGTTGTGGCTTACGAAAACCGGATTGTCATGGCCCAAACCTTAGAACAAGCCTTACAAGGAATTTTTAAACCAGAAGTAACACCAGCCCCTGCAATTATTCGTCCCTTTGAAGAAGCAGCCCCACCTGGTTAA
- a CDS encoding serine/threonine-protein kinase, with the protein MLCCVNPDCQKPLNPDKNNYCHSCRAELIPLLGGRYRPTQVLSDEGGFGRTYLAEDVHKLNECCVVKQFAPKLQGTGPLTKAIELFKQEASRLQELAEHPQIPTLLAYFEQNGYLFLVQQFIDGKNLLKEWERRGNYSETEIRELLLDLLPVLKFIHVRGVIHRDIKPQNIIRRQSDGRLVLIDFGASKQLTVTVQTKMGTVIGSHGYTALEQMQDGKAYPASDLFSLGATCFHLLTGVRPSQLWVQQGYSWVGSWRQYLISPGKDGVSVSIELGEVLDKLLQLDIQKRYESADEVIADLTPGLSPLPSLPVTVLTSTFASTPGNKRPFSLRLNNTLKSQLLLISSISVLGLAGVWYFQTRPHTMSEYSPSNSPPTSLPISLPSKSDFLPKAFKGHSSDVNSVAFSPDGTTLGSASDDKTIKLWNLARGEEIHTLEGHSNWIWTVAFSPDSKTLASGSADKTIKLWNVETGKLVRTLEGNTDGVTSVAFSPDGKTLASGTASKDIRIKLWNVKTGKLIRTLEGHTDGVPSVAFSPDGKTLASGSWDKTIKLWNLNTGKEIRTLKGNAESILSVAFAPDGVTLASGSKDKTIKLWNLNTGKEIRTLKGHKDKVNSVAFLPSGTQNGLTLVSGSSDKTIKLWNPLTGKEIRTLDTGSGYIYAIAISPDGETIAGGGSGENILKIWQPIH; encoded by the coding sequence ATGCTCTGTTGTGTGAATCCCGATTGCCAAAAACCCCTAAATCCTGATAAAAACAACTATTGCCATAGTTGTAGAGCAGAATTAATACCCCTGCTGGGAGGTCGCTATCGTCCCACTCAGGTGTTGTCAGATGAGGGCGGATTTGGTAGAACCTATTTGGCAGAAGATGTACACAAGCTGAATGAATGCTGTGTTGTTAAGCAATTTGCCCCAAAACTTCAGGGAACTGGGCCACTAACAAAGGCCATTGAACTATTTAAACAAGAAGCAAGTCGACTACAAGAACTCGCCGAACATCCACAAATTCCAACTTTATTGGCTTATTTTGAGCAAAATGGCTATCTGTTTTTAGTACAGCAATTTATCGATGGGAAAAACTTGCTTAAGGAATGGGAAAGGCGCGGAAACTATAGTGAAACAGAGATTCGCGAACTTTTGCTAGATTTACTGCCCGTACTGAAGTTTATCCATGTACGGGGAGTGATTCATCGGGATATCAAACCACAAAATATTATTCGTCGTCAAAGTGACGGGCGATTAGTGCTAATCGATTTTGGAGCCTCTAAGCAGCTGACAGTAACAGTGCAGACTAAAATGGGCACTGTTATTGGCTCACACGGTTACACTGCACTTGAACAGATGCAAGATGGCAAAGCTTACCCAGCCAGCGATTTATTCAGTTTAGGGGCGACTTGTTTTCATCTACTGACTGGAGTTCGTCCATCTCAACTGTGGGTACAACAAGGCTATAGTTGGGTTGGATCTTGGCGACAATATTTAATCAGTCCAGGTAAAGACGGCGTTTCTGTATCTATAGAGTTGGGTGAAGTTTTGGATAAGCTGTTGCAACTAGATATCCAAAAGCGTTACGAATCGGCTGATGAAGTCATCGCTGACTTGACACCTGGGCTATCACCATTGCCATCACTGCCCGTAACTGTACTTACATCAACATTTGCATCTACTCCAGGTAACAAAAGACCATTTTCACTAAGACTAAATAACACGTTAAAAAGTCAACTGCTGTTAATTTCTAGCATTTCGGTATTGGGATTGGCGGGAGTTTGGTATTTCCAGACTCGTCCCCATACAATGAGCGAATATTCTCCCTCTAATTCTCCGCCTACTTCTTTGCCTATTTCTTTGCCCTCAAAAAGCGATTTTCTACCCAAAGCCTTCAAGGGGCATTCCAGCGATGTGAATTCTGTAGCTTTCAGTCCTGATGGCACAACCCTTGGTAGTGCCAGTGATGATAAGACAATCAAGCTATGGAATCTGGCCCGTGGAGAGGAAATCCACACTTTAGAAGGACATTCCAATTGGATTTGGACTGTAGCCTTCAGTCCTGATAGTAAAACCCTCGCCAGTGGTAGTGCAGACAAGACAATCAAACTGTGGAATGTGGAGACAGGAAAGTTAGTCCGCACCTTAGAGGGAAATACTGACGGAGTTACTTCTGTAGCTTTCAGTCCTGATGGCAAAACTCTTGCCAGTGGTACTGCTAGTAAGGATATAAGAATCAAACTGTGGAATGTGAAGACAGGAAAGTTAATCCGCACTTTAGAGGGACATACTGATGGTGTTCCATCTGTGGCTTTTAGTCCTGATGGCAAAACTCTGGCTAGTGGTAGCTGGGATAAGACAATTAAATTGTGGAATTTAAATACAGGCAAGGAAATCCGCACTTTAAAAGGAAATGCAGAGTCGATTCTTTCAGTCGCTTTTGCGCCTGATGGTGTCACCCTTGCCAGTGGCAGTAAAGACAAAACAATTAAATTGTGGAATCTAAATACAGGTAAGGAAATCCGCACTTTAAAGGGACATAAGGATAAGGTTAATTCTGTTGCCTTTTTGCCCAGTGGAACTCAAAATGGCCTTACCCTTGTCAGTGGTAGCAGTGACAAGACAATTAAACTGTGGAATCCTTTAACAGGAAAGGAAATTCGCACTTTAGATACAGGTTCTGGATATATTTATGCGATCGCTATCAGCCCAGATGGAGAAACTATTGCCGGTGGTGGAAGTGGTGAAAACATTCTCAAGATTTGGCAGCCGATTCACTGA
- a CDS encoding WGxxGxxG family protein, protein MKRFNVSKILGSTVLALSLATLPTVMPASAQTTTAPDGTVTNTTTDRAATDRNYQDGDWGLLGLLGLFGLFGRKNRKAGDNVAYRDPNVVGSSGSRSNY, encoded by the coding sequence GTGAAACGCTTTAATGTCTCCAAAATTCTAGGAAGTACTGTTCTAGCTCTAAGTTTGGCTACCTTACCCACAGTTATGCCTGCTTCTGCTCAGACAACAACAGCTCCTGATGGTACTGTTACAAACACTACTACAGACCGCGCTGCTACCGATAGAAATTATCAAGATGGGGATTGGGGTTTGTTGGGCTTGCTCGGTTTATTTGGTTTATTTGGTCGCAAGAACCGCAAAGCTGGTGATAATGTAGCTTATCGTGACCCTAATGTAGTCGGCTCCTCTGGCTCCCGTTCTAACTATTAA